Proteins from one Penicillium digitatum chromosome 2, complete sequence genomic window:
- a CDS encoding Ribokinase: protein MAPIIQVIGCLNADRVLATPRFPDPGETITSSSYFTSAGGKGANQAVVCGRMSRAKQTGTKISKSDVVFEMIGAVGVLDGHFSALIKSTHVMLSPAPASPDGLPEDVYAAVDYLILNETEAEPMTPPAEHLLNTC, encoded by the exons ATGGCACCTATCATCCAAGTAATTGGATGCCTTAATGCGGACAGGGTCTTAGCCACACCACGATTTCCAGACCCAGGCGAGACAATCACCTCCTCATCATACTTCACCAGCGCCGGCGGCAAGGGCGCCAACCAAGCCGTGGTATGCGGACGCATGTCCCGAGCCAAGCAAACAGGCACTAAGATCTCGAAAAGCGACGTTGTTTTTGAGATGATAGGCGCAGTGGGAGTTTTGGACGGGCACTTCTCCGCCCTGATCAAGTCGACCC ATGTCATGCTAAGCCCGGCACCTGCGTCCCCTGATGGTTTACCCGAGGATGTATACGCTGCTGTCGACTATTTGATCTTGAACGAGACGGAGGCTGAGCCGATGACTCCGCCTGCTGAACACCTGCTGAACACCTGCTGA
- a CDS encoding WD40/YVTN repeat-like-containing domain, translated as MATLTMTPTRRPLGCLDTMPLMRSKLNRQNQLNGALSMKSTSMKSSIFVDADSENINPARFSSKRKRTVEDDEDQSVSKPIKTSRMALSTRINISPRLLTPSKISSITTPKSAPILKPAGRSPSPKSSKSATRRSLIAKPRSEHHSKRGVARPFSLASVLAHSTTPKPAPAPKAPASWCFEIHEDTEQEEMTNLMQHSTTVLDISDDEGKSDPRTRGKENIPPHELGVEVPRTRQSAATIPAARKLPKIDEPRAPLGELNAAEYYAEDCNAFSYTVVYDKEEHAPEFKKPSSPLSQSQEAHVATPIDSISDVVALGAAETQHQNHKDSVDNTKSAL; from the exons ATGGCCACTCTCACGATGACTCCTACTCGTCGGCCTTTAGGCTGTTTGGACACGATGCCATTGATGCGCTCAAAACTTAATCGTCAGAACCAGCTAAATG GTGCCTTGTCCATGAAGTCTACCTCCATGAAGAGCTCCATCTTTGTTGATGCCGATTCTGAGAATATCAACCCCGCTCGCTTCTCCTCAAAACGTAAGCGAACCGTTGAGGATGACGAAGATCAAAGTGTGTCCAAGCCCATCAAAACATCCCGCATGGCTCTTTCCACCCGCATCAACATCTCCCCTCGTCTCTTGACCCCCTCGAAGATCTCCTCGATTACAACTCCCAAATCAGCGCCCATCCTCAAGCCCGCTGGTCGCTCCCCATCACCCAAGTCGAGCAAGTCAGCCACTCGTCGTTCGCTTATCGCCAAGCCCCGTTCAGAGCACCACAGTAAGCGCGGCGTTGCTCGTCCCTTCTCTCTTGCCTCTGTCCTCGCCCATTCTACAACTCCCAAGCCTGCGCCTGCGCCCAAGGCCCCAGCGTCATGGTGCTTTGAGATTCACGAAGACACCGAGCAGGAGGAAATGACCAACCTGATGCAACACTCTACTACTGTCCTAGACATCAGTGATGATGAGGGAAAGTCTGACCCACGCACCCGTGGAAAGGAGAACATTCCCCCTCATGAGCTGGGCGTTGAAGTCCCCCGGACTCGCCAGTCCGCTGCAACTATTCCTGCCGCTCGCAAGTTGCCGAAGATTGATGAGCCCCGTGCTCCGTTGGGTGAGCTCAACGCTGCTGAATACTATGCCGAGGACTGCAATGCGTTCTCGTATACCGTCGTATATGATAAAGAAGAGCACGCGCCCGAGTTTAAGAAGCCTTCTTCGCCCTTGTCACAAAGCCAGGAAGCCCATGTAGCTACTCCCATCGACTCAATTTCGGATGTTGTTGCCCTTGGGGCTGCTGAAACCCAGCACCAAAATCACAAGGACTCAGTTGACAACACTAAATCTGCTCTTTGA
- a CDS encoding RNA polymerase III transcription factor subunit, putative: protein MDDKRGPRTAPFYMVPSRRLVSVEHPAVVRNVDKAIDTLQGNAGIKTILNPAQEGTLANLVLRPEDAMARSVQSTSMQSNNVLLKVTVPKRTGRRRKRGSNEPFANVPESNTSGPPPRRTAKDLLRSLSDNPSKYQIEPVGRVERTHVFRGIPDFVYSTTASTFTNRFRDQILPFDFDKMKQFDIDMTKGASGNADLIPPPSFSHGDVPFHYIYRQNPTVKQAIGRSGKLETVNTQTANKVLTHLVPYDIPKVPSEPRPDMLPISALDAGMLRTIATLNALYEKQPAWTRRGLRNNLTTDEERLNLRHAIPYVGYIFRSGPWRDAIIKLGVDPRTSPEYRHYQTFMFRLLAREAELARDGGGGRRHNVPRPSDQRVGEDENASGPSTGHIFTGKQPFAQDGRIWMVGEIQDAQLRAELYPPEAGPGFLRSECDIVTDGWFGNGTLAKAKTVMRHKIQALMEGREPIDADYTKILRLPAHARSEADFPLFTLDPDVATQKEISLATEVRAVIRGSPVWRNLSANAGLVRKEAGEGRGKVKGKQALKGKGVEPEPEPEPEPEKGDEESEGEEEEIQRREMLAAQVADAAAARDADEADEADDDDEDDGDGDDSDDMDEDEDE from the exons ATGGATGATAAACGGGGGCCCAGAACTGCTCCCTTCTACATGGTGCCATCCCGTCGCCTTGTCAGTGTTGAGCACCCGGCCGTGGTCCGCAATGTCGACAAAGCGATTGACACGTTACAAGGCAATGCCGGAATTAAAACA ATCCTGAACCCAGCCCAAGAAGGCACACTAGCTAATCTGGTATTGCGGCCAGAAGATGCCATGGCTCGATCGGTCCAGTCAACGAGTATGCAATCGAACAATGTCCTGCTCAAAGTAACTGTGCCCAAGAGGACAGGAAGAAGGCGCAAGAGAGGCTCCAATGAGCCTTTCGCAAACGTACCAGAGTCGAATACATCCGGGCCGCCCCCACGACGGACCGCGAAGGATCTCTTGCGCAGTCTGAGTGACAACCCTTCCAAGTATCAGATTGAGCCAGTTGGAAGGGTTGAACGCACACATGTGTTCCGAG GAATTCCTGATTTCGTTTACTCAACCACGGCGAGTACCTTTACGAATCGATTCCGAGACCAGATTCTTCCCTTTGACT TCGACAAGATGAAGCAATTCGACATCGACATGACCAAAGGCGCTTCCGGGAATGCAGATCTCATCCCACCGCCATCATTCAGCCACGGGGATGTCCCATTCCACTACAT CTACCGACAAAACCCAACGGTGAAACAGGCAATCGGCCGCTCCGGCAAACTAGAAACCGTGAACACACAAACCGCCAACAAAGTTCTAACCCACCTAGTCCCCTACGATATACCCAAAGTTCCATCCGAGCCACGTCCAGACATGCTCCCAATAAGCGCACTGGACGCAGGCATGCTCCGCACAATCGCGACACTAAATGCTCTGTACGAAAAACAGCCCGCCTGGACACGTCGAGGACTCCGCAACAACCTCACAACGGACGAAGAACGTCTGAACCTGCGGCACGCAATTCCATACGTGGGCTACATCTTCCGATCTGGACCATGGCGTGACGCAATCATCAAACTGGGCGTCGACCCACGCACCTCACCAGAGTACCGACACTATCAAACCTTCATGTTCCGCCTCCTGGCACGGGAAGCGGAACTCGCACGCGACGGCGGCGGCGGCCGACGCCACAACGTTCCCCGACCAAGCGACCAGCGCGTAGGCGAAGACGAAAACGCCAGCGGGCCGTCAACGGGCCACATCTTTACCGGAAAGCAACCCTTTGCACAAGACGGACGGATCTGGATGGTCGGTGAGATTCAGGACGCGCAGCTGCGGGCAGAGTTATATCCTCCCGAGGCAGGACCTGGATTCCTGCGCAGCGAGTGCGACATTGTTACTGATGGGTGGTTTGGGAATGGCACGCTTGCGAAGGCGAAGACGGTTATGCGCCATAAGATCCAGGCGTTGATGGAAGGGCGGGAACCTATTGATGCGGATTATACGAAGATCTTGCGGCTTCCTGCGCACGCGCGGTCTGAGGCTGATTTCCCGCTTTTCACGCTTGATCCTGACGTTGCCACCCAAAAGGAGATTAGTCTTGCTACAGAGGTTCGGGCGGTTATTCGTGGCTCGCCGGTCTGGAGGAATTTGTCTGCTAACGCTGGGTTGGTGAGGAAGGAGGCTGGGGAGGGGAGGGGCAAGGTGAAGGGAAAGCAAGCTTTGAAGGGGAAGGGGGTTGAGCCAGAACCGGAGCCTGAGCCTGAGCCCGAGAAGGGGGATGAGGAGAGTGAgggtgaggaggaggaaATTCAGCGGAGAGAGATGTTAGCTGCTCAGGTTGCGGATGCTGCTGCGGCGAGGGATGCGGATGAAGCTGATGAAGCtgatgacgacgacgaggatgacGGGGATGGGGATGATAGTGATGATATGGACGAAGACGAGGACGAGTAA
- a CDS encoding Protein phosphatase regulatory subunit (Ssc1), putative yields the protein MKGFRQRVHDQLSRAKDNKSSKKKDSNSSQNQSLGISNTQQSTSPNQGTPTSSTTSLSDPRNKSPDNASPAGTPSAGAPHPGTSVQHYIPKPGAGGQPLSNGPSTPNRQGQQAAPSVIISPSAPHVPPPGAAETMPGDLAPPRKSNVFDRLQTTPKDMSEGIRTPKRQHSSRFDISDQRQRELEKLPGFHEVPPNRRQDLFMQKIDQCNIIFDFNDPTADMKPKEIKRLALHELLDYVANNRSVITEPMYPRVVEMFAKNLFRPIPPPMTLQGEAFDPEEDEPVLEVAWPHIQVVYEFFLRFIESQDFNTNIAKGYIDHQFVLSLLDLFDSEDPRERDFLKTTLHRIYGKFLNLRSYIRRSINNVFFQFMYETERHNGIAELLEILGSIINGFALPLKEEHKLFLTRVLLPMHKVKSLSMYHPQLAYCIVQFLEKDSSLTEDVVLGLLRFWPKTNSIKEVMFLNEVEDIFEVMDPGEFAKVQEPLFNQLAKSVASPHFQVAERALYFWNNEYFCNLVSDNVETILPLMFAPLYENSKGHWNRTIHSMVYNAMKMFMEINPQLFDECSHDYTEQQNNADQREKSRTDRWDVIEQQAKDRKNGIPPPPPPVFDVPEPIDEVEAMTQENQKRLNSLKLQEDPDLSKERPSREGTPNSTRRRGSIRNTGRRRQSGNGGEIRSRRRSVGSGTSATNVQILHRSNSTK from the exons ATGAAGGGTTTCAGACAGAGAGTG CACGACCAGTTGTCGCGGGCGAAAGACAACAAGTCctcgaaaaagaaagactCCAACTCCTCACAGAATCAGTCCCTCGGCATATCCAACACACAGCAGTCTACTTCCCCCAACCAAGGGACACCCACCTCCTCCACAACCTCTCTCAGTGACCCGCGAAACAAATCGCCGGACAATGCTTCACCCGCCGGAACCCCTTCCGCGGGCGCACCTCACCCTGGCACCTCGGTTCAACACTATATACCCAAACCGGGCGCCGGGGGACAGCCTTTAAGCAATGGACCATCAACTCCGAATAGGCAGGGCCAGCAGGCGGCTCCCAGTGTCATCATTAGCCCAAGTGCACCG CATGTGCCCCCTCCTGGCGCTGCCGAAACGATGCCCGGAGATCTTGCACCGCCGAGGAAGTCTAATGTCTTCGACCGGCTACAGACAACCCCAAAGGATATGTCGGAGGGTATCCGAACTCCCAAACGCCAACATTCATCGCGATTCGATATCTCCGATCAGCGTCAGAGAGAATTGGAGAAGTTGCCTGGATTCCACGAAGTGCCTCCCAATCGCCGCCAGGATTTGTTCATGCAAAAGATCGACCAATGTAATATCATCTTCGATTTCAATGACCCGACGGCCGATATGAAGCCCAAGGAGATCAAGAGGCTGGCGCTGCACGAACTCTTAGATTATGTTGCCAACAACCGGTCCGTCATCACAGAGCCCATGTACCCCCGCGTGGTGGAGATGTTCGCCAAGAACCTGTTCCGTCCTATTCCTCCGCCTATGACGCTCCAGGGCGAAGCATTTGACCCGGAAGAGGACGAACCCGTCTTGGAAGTCGCTTGGCCTCATATTCAGGTCGTGTATGAATTCTTCTTGAGATTCATTGAAAGCCAGGATTTCAATACGAACATCGCGAAGGGTTATATCGACCATCAGTTTGTGCTATCG TTGTTGGACCTCTTTGACTCGGAAGATCCCCGGGAGCGTGACTTCCTCAAAACGACTTTGCATCGCATCTATGGAAAGTTCTTGAATTTACGCTCATACATTCGCCGATCCATCAACAACGTATTCTTCCAGTTCATGTACGAGACAGAACGCCATAATGGAATCGCTGAATTGCTCGAGATTCTGGGCTCCATTATCAATGGGTTTGCTTTGCCGCTGAAGGAGGAACACAAGCTTTTCTTGACCAGAGTGCTCCTGCCCATGCACAAGGTGAAGAGTCTCAGCATGTACCATCCGCAACTGGCTTACTGCATTGTGCAATTTTTGGAGAAAGACTCCTCATTGACTGAAGAT GTTGTCCTTGGCTTACTGCGCTTCTGGCCCAAAACCAACAGCATCAAGGAAGTTATGTTCCTGAATGAAGTGGAAGACATTTTCGAGGTAATGGACCCGGGCGAATTCGCCAAAGTCCAGGAGCCTCTGTTCAATCAGTTGGCCAAGTCTGTTGCCAGCCCCCATTTCCAGGTCGCCGAACGTGCTTTGTACTTCTGGAACAACGAGTACTTCTGTAATCTTGTGAGCGACAATGTGGAGACAATTCTCCCGCTAATGTTTGCGCCGCTTTATGAGAACTCAAAGGGACACTGGAACCG AACAATCCACAGCATGGTTTACAATGCCATGAAGATGTTCATGGAGATCAACCCGCAACTCTTCGATGAATGTTCTCACGATTACACGGAGCAACAGAACAACGCAGACCAACGCGAAAAGTCTCGTACAGACCGGTGGGACGTGATTGAACAACAGGCCAAAGACCGGAAGAATGGcattcctccaccaccacctcccGTTTTTGACGTGCCGGAGCCGATCGATGAGGTAGAGGCCATGACCCAAGAAAACCAAAAGCGGTTGAATTCGTTGAAGTTGCAAGAGGATCCCGATCTTTCCAAGGAACGGCCTAGCCGGGAAGGCACCCCTAATTCG ACACGACGCCGAGGTTCGATTCGCAACACTGGCCGGCGGCGACAGAGCGGAAATGGTGGCGAGATTCGCTCGCGACGACGATCGGTCGGCAGTGGTACCAGTGCAACTAATGTACAAATCTTGCATCGAAGCAATTCTACCAAATAA
- a CDS encoding Nonribosomal peptide synthetase, whose product MLTPSVARTLSPVVVPCLQTLILGGEPPSVSDLAMWASRVQLHQSYGPAECAMYTTTTTPLTPNSDVSNAGSSPNASNWIVDPENHDELQLIGSVGELLIGGPIIGRGYVNRAQESAVAFIRDPIWSENFPFL is encoded by the coding sequence ATGCTGACTCCTTCAGTGGCACGAACCCTATCGCCAGTCGTAGTCCCTTGCCTCCAAACCCTGATCCTCGGAGGGGAGCCACCTTCAGTCTCTGATCTGGCGATGTGGGCCTCGCGAGTCCAGCTACATCAATCCTACGGACCGGCTGAGTGCGCTATGTACACGACCACTACAACGCCCTTGACTCCTAACTCCGATGTGAGCAATGCCGGATCTTCTCCAAATGCATCTAACTGGATTGTTGATCCCGAAAACCATGATGAGCTTCAGCTTATCGGCTCGGTAGGAGAACTACTCATCGGTGGGCCAATTATTGGAAGAGGGTATGTCAATCGAGCCCAGGAGTCAGCTGTAGCCTTCATTCGTGATCCAATCTGGAGCGAGAACTTTCCTTTCTTGTGA